The sequence below is a genomic window from bacterium 336/3.
AATTATAACTCTTGTAAGCATCACCCATCCAGTGAGGATGCCAACCAAATACTTTGAAATCAGGTTTTAAAGTATGTTCTTTGCTATAAACTACACTGTTATTGACAGGAGGGAGATTTCTATAAGAAGAAGCTCTACGACTATCAGAATTGACAACCCTTTGTATAAATTTAGATGTGTCAATGACCTGCTTAGTCATTTCAATAGAAGCTTTGTTTTGTGGTTTTACAATACTCAGGCCACTGTTAGTGCTTGTTCCATCATAAGAAGGTTGTTGTTCGGAGCCACTTTGTATAATTTTACCGCTTAAATCATAAAATTCTCCAAAACCTGAACCATCTTTGGGTTTAGCCTTGCCTGTGCTATCAATAGGTGTATCTACTTTTTTTACATCCTTTTTTTCCTCAACAACAGGCTTTTTCTTGGATGTATCAGGCTTATTTTGAGTATCTACAAAAGTTTCGAGCTTATTTTTTATTTGAGCTGAAACGCTTGTAGATAAAGTATTTAAAATACCTATCAATATTATTATAAATATTAAGCTTTTCATGTGTATATATGTTTTTATTAATCTAAACTATCATCCATAAACTGATCGAGCCAAAGATTTGTAATATTATATTTTACATAATATTCACCGCCATAACTACATCTGGTACGCATTTCTAATTGGTAATTGTAGGTTTCTCCACGCCAACGAAGTTCTATTTTATTACAATACGTACCATAATACGCCTGATTTACTTTGATTTTATTATTTGACTTCCCAAATGTACTCATTGCCAATGCTTGAATAAGAGCATATTTACCTGTTTTCTTTTTTCCAATACCAGCCATTACTTCAAAGGCATAACAGCCATTTAAATTAGTAATAACAGGATGCCATTTTCCGTCAGCCAAAACTTTCCCTTGATGAAAAGTACCTACACGGCCTTTAGATGCTATGTTTCCATTAATATCTAATTCATGTTGAGGTTCTTTCTGTACAATACCAACTTTTCCTGTATTCTTGATAGTAACAATGCTATCACCTACTTGATTATTGATATTGAAGGAAGCATCAGAAGCATCAATCTGAAAATGCCAAGCAGGATTCTTATCTTCAATACTTTTATAAAAACTGATTAATTTTTGAGAACTACCAATAGGTGAGAGAACCAAACCATCATCTAAAGTTTTGGACATTCCATCATCTACTTTATTTATCATAGAGTCAATTAAATCAAGAAAATGTTTTTCTGAAACCAATTGCCCTTTTTTGAAAAATGATTTTAATGTATTCCTATTTTGTAAAGACATAAGTATTTAGTTCATTTTTATCAAAGTGTTCCCAAAAATAGTAATATTGTAAATAATAAAAAATATAGATTAATTTATATTTATATCATTTAATGATAATTAAAATAGTATTAAATATTTATGATGATTTTTTTAGAAGTATTAATGACTAATATGTTGTTTATCATTGGTTTACATGAGTCAACGAAGCCGAGTTTTATATTATATTCTATGAATGAATTTCTAGAAAAAACATTGCCAAGTTGGTTGTACGCTCCATTATTGGGGTGTGTATATTGTATGTCATCTGTTTGGGGAGTTATATTTTATAGTATATATTTTTTAAAATTAGATAATTTTCAAGAAAATTGGTTCAGGTTTGTAGGGTTTTTACCTATTTATATATTGGCTCTCAATGGTCTAGTACATTTGGGTTACGAACTTTTGTGCTTTTTAAGAAATAGGGAATAAAAAAAGAGAAAAGGGAACAATTAAATCTAAATAGAGGTTTATATTGCAAAACTATATTAGACACAACATTTATGTACATCATTAAAGTAAAAGGTAAAGCTAAAATCCCTGATTATATTCAACTAAGAGACGAGAATTTTGTTTTGATTGCTTATTTCAGAGCTGATAGACCTCTTAAAAATCTAGAAAAATATAATTTAGAAGGTAAAGAAGATGCTTTGAAAAATGTAATAGAAAATTTACCTTTCGGAAAACTACAGAAATTGGAAATATGAGTTTCTCTACAGAGCCTGTTGTATCCGTAAAAGATACTACTATCTATCAAAAACAAAACATTGTCCTTTCAGAAGTATATTTTGAAATCTCAAAAGGTGAGTTTGTATATCTGATTGGTAGAACAGGAAGCGGAAAAAGTTCTTTATTAAAAACATTGTATGCAGATTTACCCTTATACAGTGGTGATATAGCTGTAGCTAGCTTTCAGTTATTTAATATTCGGAAGAAAGATGTACCTTTTTTGCGTAGAAAAATAGGAATTGTATTTCAAGATTTCCAACTCCTGATGGATAGAAGCATCGCTGAAAACTTAGTTTTTACCATGAAGGCTACTGGTTGGTCAGACTCTGCCAAAATGAAACAACGCCTTTCGGAAGTGCTTCTGAAAGTGGGTTTGGGAGCAGCAGGCAATAAAATGCCTCACCAACTTTCTGGAGGTGAGCAACAAAGAGTAGTAATTGCAAGAGCTCTGATTAATGAGCCTGCGATTTTGTTTGCAGATGAACCCACAGGAAACCTTGACCCACAAGTAGCAGATGAAATTATGGAGCTTTTTATCCAAATCAATAGGAGTGGAACAGCCATTCTGATGGCAACCCATAACCATAATTTTTTACAGAAATACCCTGCCCGAATTCTTAAATGCGAACATGGACATGTATTAGACTCTACTATTCAAGAGTTTGACTATAAAAATATCGACTAAACAATGAAAAAGTACATATTATTCATGTTTGCGTTTTGTGCTTTTGAAGGAGTAAAAGCACAAGTTCAGACACTCACAAAACCTTTGTCTAAAAAAACGATTCAATCTTTTCCTGAGACTTTTGTAGTATTGGACACAGCTACTTATAACCAGTTGTTTCAAAAAATAAAATATAAAACAGATTTGCTAAATGAAATGATTGAAAATCAGAAAGAAATAATAGCAGAGCAGGAAAATATTATTAAAAGTCTTAATGAAGAATCTCAACAATCGGCTAAAATTCACAAATTGCATAGTGAATTAATCGAAAACCAAAAAAAACAAATAGAATTAATGCAACAAGAAATAGAATCCTTGAAAAAGCAGTTGGCTGAAAAAAGTAAGAAAAAGTAATCTAAAACTTCAAAAACTTTTCTATTTGTACGTCAATGAGTTGATTGTATAAGTCATTGGTGATTTTACCATCTTTCATATTCTTTTCAATCTGAATAAGTTTTACTTTATTGCCCAATACATGAGCATTGAGGAACGAAAAAATGTCATTCAAATGGCTCAAAGCCAATGCTCCACCTTGTACACCCGAAGAAA
It includes:
- a CDS encoding fructose-6-phosphate aldolase, translated to MYIIKVKGKAKIPDYIQLRDENFVLIAYFRADRPLKNLEKYNLEGKEDALKNVIENLPFGKLQKLEI
- a CDS encoding phosphonate ABC transporter ATP-binding protein, translating into MSFSTEPVVSVKDTTIYQKQNIVLSEVYFEISKGEFVYLIGRTGSGKSSLLKTLYADLPLYSGDIAVASFQLFNIRKKDVPFLRRKIGIVFQDFQLLMDRSIAENLVFTMKATGWSDSAKMKQRLSEVLLKVGLGAAGNKMPHQLSGGEQQRVVIARALINEPAILFADEPTGNLDPQVADEIMELFIQINRSGTAILMATHNHNFLQKYPARILKCEHGHVLDSTIQEFDYKNID